The following proteins are co-located in the Aurantiacibacter atlanticus genome:
- a CDS encoding OmpW/AlkL family protein, which yields MNKLFVAPLAGLAMLAAPAMAQDDVGKLQVKLLGTYVAPDGEITDVRTDIVGLPAATQTESSDNFVPTLAIEYFVTPNFSVETICCMTQHDVDATAGLPGAELVSDAKLIPATLTAKYHVDLGGVKPYAGIGATYFWWVDSEPGAGTVPLGVTRTTLSDEFGLVLQGGADIAIGTSGLGVTFDAKRYFVDTTARWYADNTLAIETEHKLDPWVISAGLSYRF from the coding sequence ATGAACAAGTTGTTTGTGGCACCCCTCGCCGGGCTAGCTATGCTGGCGGCGCCTGCAATGGCGCAGGACGACGTCGGGAAACTCCAGGTCAAGCTGCTGGGAACCTATGTCGCGCCCGATGGCGAGATCACCGATGTCAGAACGGACATCGTGGGATTGCCCGCAGCCACTCAGACCGAATCGAGCGACAATTTTGTTCCGACCCTCGCGATAGAATATTTCGTGACGCCCAATTTCTCGGTCGAAACTATCTGTTGCATGACACAGCACGACGTCGATGCGACCGCCGGATTGCCGGGCGCGGAACTGGTGTCCGACGCGAAACTCATTCCGGCCACTCTGACCGCGAAATATCACGTCGATCTCGGCGGGGTGAAACCTTACGCTGGTATCGGCGCGACCTATTTCTGGTGGGTCGATTCCGAACCAGGAGCGGGCACCGTCCCGCTGGGCGTCACGCGGACCACTTTGTCTGACGAGTTCGGCCTGGTCCTTCAAGGCGGGGCAGATATCGCTATTGGCACAAGCGGGCTCGGCGTGACATTCGATGCCAAGCGCTATTTTGTCGATACCACAGCACGCTGGTATGCGGACAACACGCTGGCCATCGAAACCGAGCACAAGCTCGATCCATGGGTCATTAGCGCGGGTCTATCCTACCGTTTCTAG
- a CDS encoding helix-turn-helix transcriptional regulator yields the protein MLDVAAIGQIIREERKELGLRQDALAAASGVGLRFLVELERGKPTVQMGKVLDVISALGCELQIKRPDGIVMAGRAVAPKKDEAE from the coding sequence ATGCTCGATGTTGCCGCTATCGGCCAAATCATTCGCGAAGAACGCAAGGAGCTTGGTCTGCGACAGGACGCGTTGGCCGCTGCAAGCGGCGTCGGTTTGCGCTTCCTCGTCGAATTGGAGCGGGGGAAGCCCACTGTCCAGATGGGCAAGGTTCTTGATGTGATTTCAGCACTGGGATGTGAATTGCAAATCAAGCGGCCTGACGGGATCGTGATGGCGGGTAGAGCGGTCGCGCCCAAGAAGGATGAGGCGGAGTGA
- a CDS encoding type II toxin-antitoxin system HipA family toxin gives MTLPILDTLVVWWDDRQAGELSIDKGGAMHFAYAPEWQADETAPALSHAMPKQQKPFRDHACKAVFGGLLPEESQRTAIARALGVSPDNPFRLLEALGGDVAGALAFLPKDEEPLHDHSETTPEPLQENELAELLDRLPAVPMLAGEGGARLSLAGAQSKLPVLLTADGGIAIPRPGEPSTHLIKPEPDRFAGLAANEAFCLALARAVGIDAAHAEWREVAGKPLLLVERYDRMSVEGKTKRLHQEDFAQALSVPSNRKYAAEGGPTFRDSFALLRSAATRPAREVLKLAEAAIFNLIIGNADAHAKNYSLLRRENGEVVLAPLYDLVATHMWEELSPKLAMRFGRAATLDEFDRESVARFADEVVLGAPYIRRRVSDLARAVTEEIEQGVQVPGNPPEDAVATIAEALSARAKVLSIKLFED, from the coding sequence GTGACGCTGCCAATTCTGGATACGCTGGTGGTCTGGTGGGACGATCGCCAGGCAGGCGAACTCTCGATCGACAAAGGTGGCGCGATGCATTTCGCATATGCACCTGAATGGCAGGCTGATGAAACGGCCCCGGCGCTTTCCCATGCGATGCCCAAGCAGCAAAAGCCATTTAGAGACCATGCCTGCAAGGCTGTCTTTGGCGGACTGCTACCCGAGGAAAGCCAGCGTACGGCTATCGCTCGCGCGCTTGGAGTTTCGCCCGACAATCCGTTTCGGCTGCTTGAGGCCTTGGGCGGAGATGTTGCCGGTGCTCTAGCCTTCCTGCCCAAAGACGAAGAACCGCTCCACGACCACTCCGAGACCACTCCAGAACCACTCCAAGAGAACGAGCTGGCCGAATTGCTGGACAGACTGCCTGCTGTGCCCATGCTAGCAGGCGAGGGCGGCGCAAGGCTTAGCCTTGCAGGGGCACAGAGCAAGCTGCCGGTGCTGCTCACTGCGGACGGTGGAATTGCTATCCCTCGTCCTGGAGAACCATCCACGCATCTGATCAAGCCTGAACCGGATCGCTTTGCCGGATTGGCTGCAAATGAGGCCTTCTGCCTCGCACTGGCGCGCGCCGTGGGCATTGATGCTGCCCACGCAGAGTGGCGCGAGGTGGCGGGCAAGCCGTTGCTGCTGGTCGAACGCTATGACCGGATGTCGGTCGAGGGAAAAACGAAACGCCTGCATCAGGAAGACTTTGCTCAGGCACTTAGCGTCCCCTCAAACCGCAAATACGCGGCGGAGGGTGGGCCGACTTTCCGCGATAGCTTCGCGCTGTTACGCAGCGCTGCGACGCGGCCAGCACGCGAAGTGCTGAAGCTCGCCGAAGCCGCGATCTTCAATCTCATCATCGGCAACGCCGATGCCCACGCGAAGAATTACAGTCTGCTGCGCCGGGAGAACGGCGAGGTGGTGCTTGCCCCGCTCTACGATCTCGTTGCCACGCATATGTGGGAAGAGCTCTCCCCCAAGCTCGCAATGCGTTTTGGCCGCGCGGCGACCCTCGATGAATTTGACAGGGAAAGCGTGGCGAGGTTCGCGGACGAGGTAGTGCTAGGCGCCCCATACATTCGCCGTCGAGTAAGTGACCTTGCTAGAGCGGTGACGGAGGAGATTGAGCAGGGAGTTCAGGTGCCCGGCAATCCGCCTGAGGATGCTGTCGCGACAATTGCCGAAGCATTATCGGCCCGCGCTAAAGTGCTCAGCATAAAACTCTTCGAAGATTGA